In Clostridium sp. DL-VIII, the following proteins share a genomic window:
- the treR gene encoding trehalose operon repressor — MKFKDIYHTLKDNIDDGKYDASMMLPTEMELVNTFKCSRNTVRRAISELSKDGYVESVKGKGVIILDGRESIELPIGNLLGLQELKLKKKFTTSVVNFSKITINDHLSKKTALKPHTEVYHLHRIRFLDNEPIILDINYFSSDVVKDLTIEIAQKSIYEYIEKELHTKILASKKIIVVEHATELDKRYLDLGTYDCVVIVKTYAYTDSGKLFEYTESRHRPDKFVFVESSSTRKTE, encoded by the coding sequence GTGAAATTTAAAGATATATATCATACATTAAAAGATAATATAGATGATGGTAAATATGATGCTTCTATGATGCTTCCTACGGAAATGGAATTAGTAAATACTTTTAAATGCAGCCGAAATACTGTTAGAAGAGCTATCAGTGAATTAAGTAAAGATGGATATGTTGAAAGTGTAAAAGGAAAAGGTGTTATTATTCTAGATGGCAGAGAATCTATTGAACTTCCTATTGGAAACCTATTAGGTCTTCAGGAACTAAAGCTAAAAAAGAAATTCACTACAAGTGTAGTTAACTTTTCAAAGATAACAATAAATGATCACTTATCAAAAAAAACTGCATTAAAGCCACATACAGAAGTATATCATCTTCATAGAATCCGATTTCTTGATAATGAACCTATAATCCTCGATATCAACTATTTCAGCTCAGATGTAGTTAAAGACCTAACTATAGAAATAGCACAAAAATCAATATATGAATATATAGAAAAAGAATTACATACTAAGATCCTTGCTTCAAAAAAGATTATAGTAGTTGAACACGCAACTGAATTAGATAAGCGTTATCTAGATTTAGGCACTTATGATTGTGTTGTTATCGTAAAAACATATGCTTATACTGATTCTGGTAAACTCTTTGAATATACAGAATCTCGTCATAGGCCAGATAAATTTGTATTTGTTGAATCTTCATCTACCCGAAAAACTGAATAA